In the Gasterosteus aculeatus chromosome X, fGasAcu3.hap1.1, whole genome shotgun sequence genome, one interval contains:
- the LOC120809260 gene encoding transmembrane protein 231 → MAFYDVYSHPALIRYKTSVCTKATLFLLVVLCLTYISPLLVAYRSHGFWIKRSTYEEQPDVRFQYQTLLVAATSPRGDYVAWSTFPRLNDMLGANLRIPSVSVREDDHNRDGKSDLLIFRLQLPIKPEEQVYSVQLLLTFSYKLFRMSTVVMQSLAYVQHSSPVPGAKLSVSGDLRLMQRTPLPHRGLHDVYNVSVIDGSSPFASAYNLDGIIRRYQERNLTTVLSCPMPVWTVGRAAGSPFQLDAEIRYPMEVISYRPGFWETVKHAWIQYVSVLLAFLWLSQRVQRFVFQNQVLPTVPVPAGKAHLS, encoded by the exons ATGGCTTTCTATGACGTCTATTCTCACCCGGCTTTGATTCGGTACAAGACGAGTGTGTGCACGAAAGCGACGCTGTTTCTGCTCGTTGTTTTGTGCCTCACCTACATCTCACCCCTGCTCGTTGCCTACAGGAGCCACG GTTTCTGGATAAAAAGAAGCACCTACGAGGAACAACCGGATGTGAGGTTCCAGTACCAGACGCTGCTGGTGGCAGCGACCAGTCCTCGGGGAGACTACGTGGCCTGGAGCACCTTCCCCCGCCTCAACGACATGCTGGGGGCCAACCTGCGcatcccgtctgtctct GTCAGAGAAGATGACCACAACCGGGACGGGAAGTCTGATCTCCTGATTTTCCGACTGCAGCTACCCATAAAGCCGGAGGAGCAGGTGTACAGCGTCCAACTGCTGCTCACCTTCAGCTACAAGCTCTTT CGGATGTCCACGGTGGTGATGCAGAGCCTGGCTTACGTGCAACACTCCTCACCCGTCCCCGGGGCGAAGCTGTCGGTCAGCGGAGACCTGAGGCTGATGCAGAGGACGCCGCTGCCTCACCGCGGGCTGCACGACGTCTACAAC GTGTCGGTGATCGACGGCTCCAGCCCCTTTGCTAGTGCGTACAACCTGGACGGCATCATCCGCCGCTACCAGGAACGAAACC TGACCACAGTCCTGTCCTGTCCCATGCCGGTCTGGACGGTCGGCCGCGCCGCCGGTTCTCCCTTCCAGCTCGACGCTGAGATCCGGTACCCCATGGAGGTCATTAG CTATCGCCCCGGCTTCTGGGAGACCGTCAAACACGCCTGGATTCAGTACGTCAGCGTCCTCCTCGCCTTCCTCTGGCTCTCCCAACGCGTACAGAGGTTTGTCTTCCAGAACCAGGTCCTCCCCACCGTGCCGGTGCCGGCGGGGAAAGCTCACCTGTCGTGA
- the LOC120809261 gene encoding gamma-aminobutyric acid receptor-associated protein-like 2, which translates to MKWMFKEDHSLEHRCVESAKIRNKYPDRVPVIVEKVSGSQIVDIDKRKYLVPSDITVAQFMWIIRKRIQLPSEKAIFLFVDKTVPPSSLTMGQLYEKEKDEDGFLYVAYSGENTFGFKAFYTTHG; encoded by the exons ATGAAATGGATGTTCAAAGAGGACCATTCCCTTG AGCACCGATGTGTGGAGTCCGCCAAGATACGCAACAAATACCCCGACAGAGTACCG GTGATAGTGGAGAAGGTGTCGGGCTCTCAGATAGTGGACATCGACAAGAGGAAGTACCTGGTGCCCTCTGACATCACGGTGGCCCAGTTCATGTGGATCATCAGGAAGCGCATCCAGCTGCCTTCGGAGAAAGCCATCTTCCTCTTCGTCGACAAGACTGTCCCCCCGTCCAG TCTCACCATGGGGCAGCTGTACGAAaaggagaaggacgaggacgGATTCCTGTACGTGGCCTACAGCGGAGAGAACACCTTTGGTTTCAAGGCCTTTTATACAACACACGGTTAa
- the LOC120809148 gene encoding tRNA-specific adenosine deaminase 1, with product MALADEVAALCLQRWKQLPRTGKPEPGREWTLLAAVLQVTRCANAVKKEVVSLGTGTKCVGQTAMSPRGDVLNDSHAEVLARRGCIRYLLQELKRAVRGEENSVFAPADQRGKWRLRPGVSFLFFTSHTPCGDAAIVPVIDSRSRPRPPAASTESHRGTDLKRAAEEPNEADRAKRPRPEEEEEEEEEEEEEEEEEEEEEEEEEEEEEDGGDTGRSVLQSPADEAPPPPRVPDIHRTGAKCVPGGPADPLSPGAGYHSTGALRVKPGRGAPTRSLSCSDKLARWGVLGFQGALLSHYLQEALYFGSVVVGACPYSQEVMQRALVTRCAHVSDLPAGFAVTPPELLRSGLEFPFSQAQAERRHQAGQGRVSPCGAAISWCNVSEGPLDVTANGYKHGVTKRSLGTAGARSRLCKVELFHSFLSLVAATDPEALPDSLRGAELRTYWDFKRASRPYQQAWEQLRRQAFPLWPRCERSLLLFC from the exons ATGGCGCTCGCGGATGAAGTGGCCGCGTTGTGCCTGCAGCGCTGGAAGCAGCTGCCCCGCACAGGGAAGCCGGAGCCCGGCAGGGAGTGGACGCTGCTGGCCGCCGTGCTGCAGGTCACCCGCTGTGCGAACGCAG TTAAGAAGGAGGTCGTGTCCCTGGGAACCGGGACCAAGTGTGTCGGGCAGACGGCGATGAGtcccagag GGGACGTGCTCAACGACAGCCACGCGGAGGTCCTCGCTAGGAGGGGATGCATCAG gtaCCTGCTCCAGGAGCTGAAGCGGGCCGTGCGCGGCGAGGAGAACTCTGTGTTCGCTCCGGCAGATCAACGGGGGAAGTGGAGGCTCCGGCCCGgcgtttccttcctcttcttcaccagTCACACTCCCT GTGGCGACGCCGCCATCGTCCCCGTGATCGACAGCCGGTCTCggccccgcccgcccgccgcgTCCACGGAGAGCCACAGAGGAACCGACCTGAAAAGGGCCGCTGAGGAACCGAACGAAGCAGACCGCGCGAAGCGACCCcgtccggaggaggaggaggaggaggaggaggaggaggaggaggaggaggaggaggaggaggaggaggaggaggaggaggaggaggaggaggaggacgggggagacACGGGGCGATCCGTCCTGCAGAGTCCCGCCGAcgaggcgccgccgccgccgcgggtCCCAGACATTCACAGGACGGGGGCCAAGTGCGTGCCGGGCGGCCCGGCCGACCCCCTGAGCCCCGGCGCCGGCTACCACAGCACGGGGGCGCTGCGGGTGAAGCCCGGGCGAGGAGCGCCGACCCGCTCGCTCTCCTGCAGCGATAAGCTGGCCCGCTGGGGGGTGCTGGGCTTCCAGGGCGCGCTGCTGTCCCACTACCTGCAGGAGGCGCTCTACTTCGGCAGCGTGGTGGTGGGGGCGTGTCCCTACAGCCAAGAGGTCATGCAGAGAGCTCTGGTCACACG gtgcgCCCACGTCTCCGACCTCCCTGCTGGTTTCGCCGTGACTCCACCGGAGCTGCTCCGGTCCGGCCTGGAGTTCCCCTTCAGCCAGGCGCAGGCCGAGCGCCGGCACCAGGCGGGACAGGGGCGCGTCTCACCCTGCGGGGCGG CCATCAGCTGGTGTAACGTGAGCGAGGGGCCGCTCGACGTCACGGCCAACGGCTACAAGCACGGCGTCACCAAGAGGTCCCTGGGCACGGCCGGAGCCAG GTCCCGCCTGTGCAAAGTGGAGCTCTTCCATTCCTTCCTGTCTCTGGTGGCGGCCACTGACCCCGAAGCGCTTCCCGACTCCCTCCG gggaGCCGAGCTGAGGACGTACTGGGACTTCAAGCGGGCGTCCCGCCCGTACCAGCAGGCCTGGGAGCAGCTGCGCCGCCAGGCGTTCCCTCTGTGGCCGCGCTGCGAGCGCTCCCTCCTGCTCTTCTGCTGA